The Triticum dicoccoides isolate Atlit2015 ecotype Zavitan chromosome 6A, WEW_v2.0, whole genome shotgun sequence genome has a window encoding:
- the LOC119318062 gene encoding lysM domain-containing GPI-anchored protein LYP6-like — MLPLLRFSLAESRAAQFTSVVSELHGPRKEASGISRERTTMGLSAIFAAAVMVAIVVVASEAKTTIEPCSGSDSCPALLGYTLYADMKVSEVAALFATDPAALLAANALDFAAPGAAHRILPMSFFLRVPTRCACADGVRKSVAVRYAARPADTLATVADVVFAGLASADQIRGANGLADADADAPLDAGQRLVVPLPCVCFNSTDSNLPAVYLSYVVQVGDTVPAVAAAYETTVTDVMNVNAMGSPVAAPGDILAIPLPACASSFPKTASDHGLLVANGTYALTAGNCVQCSCGPGNLNLYCTPASLSGSCPSTQCSNSNVLLGNASTHATNAGCNVSSCSYGGFVNGTITTLLDTGLQPTCPGPHQVPLLTDPPTTVNRDYSTSLAPLSAPVPAEAGGVMAGPPPKSSEHGGSFTLPKVSPTHGPAGSVSKAPPPPMSKPQRILSGFILCLLLQHFHV; from the exons ATGCTGCCACTACTACGCTTCTCTCTCGCAGAGTCACGAGCCGCACAGTTCACCTCAGTCGTCAGTGAGCTCCACGGCCCGAGGAAGGAAGCAAGCGGCATCTCTCGGGAACGAACGACGATGGGGCTGTCCGCCATCTTCGCCGCGGCCGTGATGGTCGCGATCGTCGTGGTGGCGTCGGAGGCGAAGACGACGATCGAGCCGTGCTCGGGGTCGGACTCCTGCCCGGCGCTGCTGGGCTACACGCTCTACGCCGACATGAAGGTCTCCGAGGTGGCCGCGCTCTTCGCCACCGACCCGGCCGCGCTCCTCGCCGCCAACGCGCTCGACTTCGCCGCCCCGGGCGCCGCGCACCGCATCCTGCCCATGAGCTTCTTCCTCCGCGTGCCCACGCGCTGCGCCTGCGCCGACGGCGTCCGCAAGTCCGTCGCCGTCCGCTACGCCGCGCGCCCCGCCGACACGCTCGCCACCGTCGCCGACGTCGTCTTCGCGGGGCTCGCCTCCGCCGACCAGATCCGCGGCGCCAACGGcctcgccgacgccgacgccgacgcgccGCTCGATGCGGGCCAGCGGCTCGTCGTGCCGCTCCCCTGCGTCTGCTTCAACTCCACCGACAGCAACCTCCCCGCCGTGTACCTCTCCTACGTGGTGCAGGTCGGGGACACCGTGCCCGCCGTCGCGGCCGCCTACGAGACCACCGTCACGGACGTCATGAACGTCAACGCCATGGGCAGCCCCGTCGCCGCGCCGGGCGACATCCTCGCCATCCCATTGCCAG CATGTGCATCATCATTTCCAAAGACTGCTTCAGACCATGGACTGCTGGTGGCAAATGGAACCTATGCACTTACCGCAGGCAACTGTGTGCAGTGCAGCTGTGGGCCGGGCAATCTCAA TTTATACTGCACACCGGCTTCATTGTCAGGATCATGCCCGAGCACGCAGTGCAGTAACAGCAATGTGCTGCTCGGCAACGCGAGCACCCACGCCACAAATGCAGGCTGCAATGTCTCTTCATGCAGCTATGGAGGTTTTGTCAATGGGACTATTACAACACT GCTGGACACTGGTCTTCAACCGACATGCCCAG GACCGCACCAAGTTCCTCTGCTCACAGACCCACCGACGACGGTGAACCGCGACTACTCGACCTCTCTTGCCCCGCTATCCGCGCCCGTGCCCGCAGAAGCGGGCGGCGTCATGGCGGGGCCCCCGCCGAAGTCGTCGGAGCACGGAGGGTCCTTCACGCTCCCCAAGGTTTCTCCGACGCATGGCCCCGCCGGAAGCGTCTCAAAGGCACCACCGCCTCCGATGAGCAAACCGCAGCGAATCCTATCCGGGTTCATCTtgtgccttcttctccagcacttccatgtgtga